Proteins from one Mesoplodon densirostris isolate mMesDen1 chromosome 1, mMesDen1 primary haplotype, whole genome shotgun sequence genomic window:
- the LOC132486545 gene encoding HMG box transcription factor BBX-like isoform X1 — protein MKGSHRNKGYSAEGEGAGKRPKRKCLQWHPLLAKKLLDFSEEEEEEDEEEDIDKVQLLGAAGLEQDGETEDDESPEQRARRPMNAFLLFCKRHRSLVRQEHRNRLDNRGATKILADWWAVLDPKEKQKYTDMAKEYKHAFMKANPGYKWCATTNKPVKSPTSTVNPREKLWAFPSDSSRALPSPKKTKPEEMPQLNFGMADPTQMGGLSMLLLAGEHVLGTPEISSGTCRPDVSESSELRQESPLFQFAEISSGTSHPDVPSKQCQASALFQFAEICSKTSQLGGAEPVKRCGESALFQLAEMCLASEGVKMEESKLIKAKESDGGRIQELEKGKEEREMKMEKIDEARFQKEAEFEKSAKENVRDSKELRNFEELRMDDIMGIKMEAPKAIKKEELEEDQKCSHFPDFSYSGSSKIIISDVPSRKDHMCHPHGIRIIEIPTALSKPEKLKKEKKKTKMDRQGNDKSTPKKTCKKRQSSESDIESVMYTIEAVAKGDWGIEKLGDTPRKQVHTSSSGKGSILDAKPPKKKVKSREKKMSKERSSDTTQESRPQDFISISASKNISGEVPEGIKAEPLTPTEDALPPSLSGQAKPEDSECHRKIETCGSRKSERSCKGALYKTLVSEGMLTSLRANVGRGKRRSGKGKSSDREECWHEESWTFHQSGTSGSKKFKKTKPKEDSLLGSAKLDEEFEKKFNSLPQYSPVTFDQKCVPVPRKKKKTGHMSSEPTQTSKGPFQSQKKNLFHKIVSKYKHKKEKPNVPEKGSGDKWSNKQLFLAAIHPTEAIFSEDRNTTEPAYKVTNAPSIPNTPEPTRAQEPLVGSQKRKARKTKITHLVRTADGRVSPAGGTLDDKPKEHLQRSLVKVTETGCNDECSHNREATETRSSTPEMPAVSAFFSLAVPAEVAAMEHA, from the coding sequence atgaaaggcagtcatagaaataaaggttattccgcagaaggagaaggagctggaaaacgaccaaaacgaaagtgccttcagtggcatccattgctagcaaagaaacttcttgacttttcagaagaggaagaagaggaagacgaaGAGGAGGATATTGATAAGGTTCAACTTCTTGGGGCCGCTGGTCTAGagcaagatggtgaaactgaagatgatgaatcaccagaacagcgagcccggagaccaatgaatgcatttctcttattttgcaaacgtcatcgctctcttgtacgtcaggaacacaggaacaggcttgataaccgaggtgctaccaagatactagctgattggtgggctgttctcgatccaaaggaaaagcagaaatacacagacatggccaaggagtataaacatgcatttatgaaagcaaatcctggctacaaatggtgtgctaccacaaacaagcctgtgaaatccccaacatccactgtcaatccacgggagaaactatgggccttcccatctgactcttcaagagccttgccaagccccaagaaaacaaagcctgaagaaatgcctcagcttaactttgggatggctgatcctactcaaatgggaggcctgagcatgctgcttttagctggagaacatgttcttggtacaccagagatatcctctggcacttgcaggcctgatgtttcggaatcctctgaattgcgtcaggagtcaccattatttcagtttgccgagatatcttcaggtacctcccaccctgatgttccgtcaaaacaatgtcaagcatcagccttgtttcagtttgcagagatctgttcgaagacttcacagttgggcggtgctgaacctgtaaaacgctgtggagagtctgcactctttcaactggcagagatgtgcctggcatcagagggggtgaaaatggaagaatcaaagctaataaaagccaaagaatcagatggcggaagaattcaagaactggagaagggcaaggaagaaagagaaatgaaaatggagaaaatagatgaagccaggttccagaaagaagcagaatttgaaaaatcagctaaggaaaatgtaagagattctaaggaattaagaaattttgaggagctgcgaatggatgatataatgggtataaaaatggaagctcctaaagcaattaaaaaggaagaattagaggaagatcaaaaatgtagtcacttccctgatttttcttactctggcagtagcaagataataataagcgatgttcccagtaggaaggatcacatgtgccatcctcatggcattaggatcatcgagattcccacagcgttaagcaaaccagaaaagctaaaaaaggaaaagaagaaaaccaaaatggatcGACAGGGAAATGATAAATCCACACCCAAGAAGACTTGCAAAAAGAGGCAGTCCTCGGAATCTGATATCGAGAGTGTCATGTACACCATTGAAGCTGTTGCAAAGGGAGACTGGGGCATCGAGAAGCTTGGAGATACCCCTCGCAAGCAGGTGCATACATCCTCGAGTGGCAAGGGAAGCATTTTGGATGCCAAGccaccaaagaagaaagtgaaatcaagagagaagaaaatgtcaaaggagagatcctcagacaccacccaagagtcaagacctcaagattttatcagtatttctgccagcaagaacatttctggtgaggtcccagagggtataaaagcagaacctttgacccctacggaggatgcattaccacccagtctatcgggacaggccaagcctgaggacagtgagtgtcacagaaaaatagagacttgtggctcccggaaatctgagaggtcttgcaaaggtgctctttataaaaccctggtgtctgagggtatgctcacctctctgcgagctaatgttggcagagggaaacgaaggtcaggaaaaggaaagtcctctgatcgtgaagagtgttggcatgaagaaagctggacatttcaccagagtgggaccagtggaagcaagaagttcaagaagacaaagccaaaggaagactctctccttggctcagcaaagctggatgaagaatttgaaaagaaattcaacagcctccctcagtatagtcctgttacatttgaccagaaatgtgtacctgtcccaagaaaaaagaagaagaccggacatatgtcctcagaaccgacccaaaccagcaaaggtcctttccagtctcagaaaaagaacttattccacaaaattgtcagcaaatacaagcacaaaaaggagaagcctaatgttccggaaaaaggaagtggggataaatggtcaaacaagcaactcttcttggctgccattcaccctacagaagccatattttcagaagacagaaacaccacagagcctgcttataaggttacaaatgccccatccattcccaacactccagagccaacaagggcgcaagaacccttggtgggcagtcaaaagagaaaagcaaggaaaaccaagatcacacaccttGTCAGGACAGCAGATGGCCGGGTATCACCAGCAGGAGGTACTTTGGATGACAAACCAAAGGAACACCTGCAGAGGAGTCTTGTTAAGGTGACTGAGACAGGCTGCAATGACGAATGCTCACACAACCGAGAGGCCACGGAGACGCGGAGCAGCACCCCGGAGATGCCCGCCGTGTCTGCGTTCTTCAGCCTCGCTGTGCCGGCCGAAGTGGCTGCCATGGAACATgcatag
- the LOC132486545 gene encoding HMG box transcription factor BBX-like isoform X2: MKGSHRNKGYSAEGEGAGKRPKRKCLQWHPLLAKKLLDFSEEEEEEDEEEDIDKVQLLGAAGLEQDGETEDDESPEQRARRPMNAFLLFCKRHRSLVRQEHRNRLDNRGATKILADWWAVLDPKEKQKYTDMAKEYKHAFMKANPGYKWCATTNKPVKSPTSTVNPREKLWAFPSDSSRALPSPKKTKPEEMPQLNFGMADPTQMGGLSMLLLAGEHVLGTPEISSGTCRPDVSESSELRQESPLFQFAEISSGTSHPDVPSKQCQASALFQFAEICSKTSQLGGAEPVKRCGESALFQLAEMCLASEGVKMEESKLIKAKESDGGRIQELEKGKEEREMKMEKIDEARFQKEAEFEKSAKENVRDSKELRNFEELRMDDIMGIKMEAPKAIKKEELEEDQKCSHFPDFSYSGSSKIIISDVPSRKDHMCHPHGIRIIEIPTALSKPEKLKKEKKKTKMDRQGNDKSTPKKTCKKRQSSESDIESVMYTIEAVAKGDWGIEKLGDTPRKQVHTSSSGKGSILDAKPPKKKVKSREKKMSKERSSDTTQESRPQDFISISASKNISGEVPEGIKAEPLTPTEDALPPSLSGQAKPEDSECHRKIETCGSRKSERSCKGALYKTLVSEGMLTSLRANVGRGKRRSGKGKSSDREECWHEESWTFHQSGTSGSKKFKKTKPKEDSLLGSAKLDEEFEKKFNSLPQYSPVTFDQKCVPVPRKKKKTGHMSSEPTQTSKGSGDKWSNKQLFLAAIHPTEAIFSEDRNTTEPAYKVTNAPSIPNTPEPTRAQEPLVGSQKRKARKTKITHLVRTADGRVSPAGGTLDDKPKEHLQRSLVKVTETGCNDECSHNREATETRSSTPEMPAVSAFFSLAVPAEVAAMEHA; this comes from the exons atgaaaggcagtcatagaaataaaggttattccgcagaaggagaaggagctggaaaacgaccaaaacgaaagtgccttcagtggcatccattgctagcaaagaaacttcttgacttttcagaagaggaagaagaggaagacgaaGAGGAGGATATTGATAAGGTTCAACTTCTTGGGGCCGCTGGTCTAGagcaagatggtgaaactgaagatgatgaatcaccagaacagcgagcccggagaccaatgaatgcatttctcttattttgcaaacgtcatcgctctcttgtacgtcaggaacacaggaacaggcttgataaccgaggtgctaccaagatactagctgattggtgggctgttctcgatccaaaggaaaagcagaaatacacagacatggccaaggagtataaacatgcatttatgaaagcaaatcctggctacaaatggtgtgctaccacaaacaagcctgtgaaatccccaacatccactgtcaatccacgggagaaactatgggccttcccatctgactcttcaagagccttgccaagccccaagaaaacaaagcctgaagaaatgcctcagcttaactttgggatggctgatcctactcaaatgggaggcctgagcatgctgcttttagctggagaacatgttcttggtacaccagagatatcctctggcacttgcaggcctgatgtttcggaatcctctgaattgcgtcaggagtcaccattatttcagtttgccgagatatcttcaggtacctcccaccctgatgttccgtcaaaacaatgtcaagcatcagccttgtttcagtttgcagagatctgttcgaagacttcacagttgggcggtgctgaacctgtaaaacgctgtggagagtctgcactctttcaactggcagagatgtgcctggcatcagagggggtgaaaatggaagaatcaaagctaataaaagccaaagaatcagatggcggaagaattcaagaactggagaagggcaaggaagaaagagaaatgaaaatggagaaaatagatgaagccaggttccagaaagaagcagaatttgaaaaatcagctaaggaaaatgtaagagattctaaggaattaagaaattttgaggagctgcgaatggatgatataatgggtataaaaatggaagctcctaaagcaattaaaaaggaagaattagaggaagatcaaaaatgtagtcacttccctgatttttcttactctggcagtagcaagataataataagcgatgttcccagtaggaaggatcacatgtgccatcctcatggcattaggatcatcgagattcccacagcgttaagcaaaccagaaaagctaaaaaaggaaaagaagaaaaccaaaatggatcGACAGGGAAATGATAAATCCACACCCAAGAAGACTTGCAAAAAGAGGCAGTCCTCGGAATCTGATATCGAGAGTGTCATGTACACCATTGAAGCTGTTGCAAAGGGAGACTGGGGCATCGAGAAGCTTGGAGATACCCCTCGCAAGCAGGTGCATACATCCTCGAGTGGCAAGGGAAGCATTTTGGATGCCAAGccaccaaagaagaaagtgaaatcaagagagaagaaaatgtcaaaggagagatcctcagacaccacccaagagtcaagacctcaagattttatcagtatttctgccagcaagaacatttctggtgaggtcccagagggtataaaagcagaacctttgacccctacggaggatgcattaccacccagtctatcgggacaggccaagcctgaggacagtgagtgtcacagaaaaatagagacttgtggctcccggaaatctgagaggtcttgcaaaggtgctctttataaaaccctggtgtctgagggtatgctcacctctctgcgagctaatgttggcagagggaaacgaaggtcaggaaaaggaaagtcctctgatcgtgaagagtgttggcatgaagaaagctggacatttcaccagagtgggaccagtggaagcaagaagttcaagaagacaaagccaaaggaagactctctccttggctcagcaaagctggatgaagaatttgaaaagaaattcaacagcctccctcagtatagtcctgttacatttgaccagaaatgtgtacctgtcccaagaaaaaagaagaagaccggacatatgtcctcagaaccgacccaaaccagcaaag gaagtggggataaatggtcaaacaagcaactcttcttggctgccattcaccctacagaagccatattttcagaagacagaaacaccacagagcctgcttataaggttacaaatgccccatccattcccaacactccagagccaacaagggcgcaagaacccttggtgggcagtcaaaagagaaaagcaaggaaaaccaagatcacacaccttGTCAGGACAGCAGATGGCCGGGTATCACCAGCAGGAGGTACTTTGGATGACAAACCAAAGGAACACCTGCAGAGGAGTCTTGTTAAGGTGACTGAGACAGGCTGCAATGACGAATGCTCACACAACCGAGAGGCCACGGAGACGCGGAGCAGCACCCCGGAGATGCCCGCCGTGTCTGCGTTCTTCAGCCTCGCTGTGCCGGCCGAAGTGGCTGCCATGGAACATgcatag